A window of Juglans regia cultivar Chandler chromosome 7, Walnut 2.0, whole genome shotgun sequence contains these coding sequences:
- the LOC109009305 gene encoding probable uridine nucleosidase 2, giving the protein MAAQPKKIIIDTDPGIDDAMAIFLALQSPEVEVIGLTTIYGNVYTTLATRNALHLLEVAGRTDIPVAEGSHVTITKGTKLRIADFVHGADGLGNQNFPPPKGKPTEQSAASFLVDQANLYPGKVTVVALGPLTNVALAIQQDPAFSKNIGQIVILGGAFAVNGNVNPAAEANIFGDPDAADIVFTSGADVLAVGINVTHQVVLTDADRENLARSDGKFAQYLCKILDVYFSYHYDAYSTNGVYLHDPTALIAAVDPSLITYTEGVVRVQTCGITRGLTILYNKQKRFGEVTEWTDKPTVKVAVTVDAPAVVKLLMERLMDS; this is encoded by the exons ATGGCAGCGCAACCAAAGAAGATCATAATTGACACCGACCCTGGCATTG ATGATGCCATGGCGATTTTTCTGGCATTACAGTCACCCGAGGTGGAGGTGATTGGACTTACAACTATATATGGGAATGTTTATACAACCCTAGCCACGAGAAATGCCTTGCATTTG CTTGAAGTTGCTGGAAGAACTGATATCCCTGTTGCTGAGGGATCTCACGTCACAATTACT AAAGGAACGAAACTTCGTATTGCTGATTTTGTTCATGGTGCCGATGGACTTGGGAACCAAAATTTCCCTCCACCAAAAGGAAAGCCAACTGAACAGTCGGCAGCTTCTTTTCTCGTTGATCAAGCAAACCTTTATCCTGGAAAAGTCACAGTGGTGGCACTGGGCCCTCTTACAAATGTTGCACTG GCTATCCAACAGGATCCTGCATTTTCTAAGAACATTGGGCAGATTGTTATTCTTGGCGGTGCTTTTGCAGTCAATGGGAATGTGAATCCAGCAGCAGAGGCCAAT ATTTTTGGTGATCCCGATGCTGCAGATATTGTATTCACAAGTGGAGCAGATGTTTTGGCCGTGGGTATAAATGTTACTCATCAAGTTGTACTGACAG ATGCTGATAGAGAGAACTTGGCAAGGTCAGACGGGAAATTTGCTCAGTACTTGTGCAAAATCTTAGACGTGTACTTCTCTTATCATTACGATGCATACAGCACGaatg GAGTTTACCTTCATGATCCAACTGCCCTTATTGCAGCTGTTGACCCTTCACTTATCACATACACAGAAGGTGTTGTTAGAGTCCAGACCTGTGGCATCACAAGGGGACTAACAATATTATACAACAAACAGAAAAG GTTTGGTGAAGTCACCGAATGGACCGATAAACCCACAGTGAAGGTTGCGGTCACAGTTGATGCTCCTGCTGTTGTCAAATTGTTAATGGAGCGGCTCATGGACTCTTGA